The Zea mays cultivar B73 chromosome 7, Zm-B73-REFERENCE-NAM-5.0, whole genome shotgun sequence DNA segment tctcggtctcgtcgcggcaccatcagtcgttagtcatgacatcattaccaaacgcaaccaataaGAAATTCACATAGCACAGATGGATGGAGCCcaagagagtatggctcagaaaataagaatgcgACCAGAGTTGAAGCAAGGGTTGCTGACAAAAAGAgcgtcacatgagaattttcttcaactcagagaactattttatgatcatcacgGGGATTATCAGCCAAAGATTGATACGATATTTAATATGAGGATGAACCAACCATGAAATCGAGATTGATAAGCTTGttgagacatgagagaactaaagtcaatagcataatccattgaaccaaatggatacactgCTTAGAGATAGAATCGATAAAATGGCGTCATGATTCTTGGAGGAAGAGCATGAGATCGACCAGAATTGAGAGATTTAGGTAAGATCAACATCCGATGCTTGGGAACGGGTTATAGGagataaccagataatagggcagattcataggggatcccgagattcggatgataaggccacaacacgattcacaaggaaaaagagtactagatccaggtgaaaagagagatcggcaaacaggatcagctaggatgatcaacaggaatgctatgaagttttaggggcaaagatttatggaaagaaatgtggccttgatagggtttgcgcaactaggcACCAACAACAAATATATTTTTTTTgacacaagtgcacaaggagacttgggttggtctagcggtcaagctgtGGGGGTCTATAAGCTGTGCAGGTGTAACTTCAAAGGTAAAACACTCAAGGGGGCTAGAAAATACCAACACAAGTAGGATTTTTTTTTAAgaaggtttcacttgctaaactcaaggttgtttggagtggggggtctttttatgggcaaaacaagcaacatttttttttgcaaaaagggtTAAACAATtgcaataccacctagatagcaagacaagagaaacacataacacgcCTAACATGATTTACCAATCCAACACAAGGTAAGGCATTTCTTATAGTTCCTAACATAACAGTACattacattattcacaagttcttattattggaataaaggtgagagaagcatgttggtgcacaagagacaatgatgcgacaatcatgatgcatgctcattctagtcgtcttctcagacctaactacttttcgggtgcttctacagcatccttcctaatagtagtagtagcctttatggcctatataaatagccacctagctacccatctatttcctaaggcttcacgtcctaggtctaacttatcgtcctgatatctatccaactttggtttctaagcaagttttaccttagaaaaggttggtatttatgacttattgacttctctgtgatggtattcgctccgataccagctgtggcggaaccgcccgaattattccagcttaagtgcccaagtcgcacccataagggcagcaacacacttaaacaggaataacccgtcagtccctcggatctagtccgataaagccacttatccaggatcgaataccactagctcactcgaaggtgaggcacagagaaatacaataaaacataataccacaaatttaataagtatcattagtgattacattatcggagtttcagaaataataaccataaattttaatgcagcagaaataactaacggagaaaaccgagtaacatggcgaagcctggccacgctactcctcctggtcctctcctgcggaagcagtaacccactcgaccatctatcccggtggcgggGATGGAggtcaagtcacaccatcaaccaatcaacctaaggagtacctgcaaaaattatgccacaagcaaggctgagtatactaatactcagctagacttacccggtgtgaggagtctactcctctacctctagacatgcaactgtttggctgaggggtttggttgccaaaagcactagctgagtctaaaatcatgttttagcttttcaagttttagtatgatcctttttaaactagatgagtacctagctactcatacatgatatcaaacatttttaagcaatcaacctttttgccagtcaactcatttccacttattactcaatgtagcagcatggatcaagcagtctcattagctgcgagaagcagacgattcgaatcgagtttttatccttgcaaggtaaacctaaacacacgacatgtaggggcactctgtccccacacatatcaaccgtccccatcgattccctggcaacagatcagggctcaccgccttggcgtacaatgcctcactgaccccgactggccgtcgtgcagtgaccgcacttgtacccaccataaccggaatgggagacctcgtctcaggtcgcgtgaggggatatgtctgcgggcaggttcactcaggtactaggcttaccgatttaccatatttctcggtatgtgtttagtacgttcaaacgcttgactcacggtaccacacattaatccttattccaatttccgtctcgtagacaacgcatccccatggaccgttgtccacagaccaccatcattatgatatcaaaatggatacaaccaattcctgacctcgcgcgagtgctagaaaaatcactcgacttctaccgagatcctaattaataaagcagctactcgacctagcatactagtattcatctcaataggattcctgagatcatgcaactaggtttccaaacaactcctacacttaagtgcacattcaatcctacaatcattaggtgtagtaaaatagtatataaaacaggttatgcataaaaccggggcttgcctttaatttaacacttatatagtgtttgctgggggaggtactcgcttggcgagcatccactggttaagtccatccttccttgggtcgtccaccgactgcatcttatggttggcaccacatcactagcccgatcatcatctctcggtcctatatgaggtgcaagatgcatatgtataaatataatgaaaagttatcacaagatatacaatacacggtagcgaactaaacaccaagtagtaagacaccgcaacgactatacgcaagcgctagctattcgtacgttatcggcgttcatcattaacaccattaacaagacgaccatattttatttatttacgcaacacaaatacgatatCACAGGTACACGCATTTATTTAATTGCTACGACTTTGCATTAGttctattgatcacacaaaagcatcacaaacacaagtttaatagaggaccgacgcatcaatgtcgatggactcctctatcacaatcaactacagcaagcaagcacattaatcatgaagcacatgttaacctaagtttagccatcacaagtctatattcgttaagtgctaactaagcatttttagccaaaatggtgaactcaatattcatttgagcacatgcagatttttaggacagcagcacagcagctacttgttttaatcataacttttcaaatattaatccaaaaatagcaaactaatactttctggaaagtttagaaagttctctacaactttggtattgtcatcacaacatgattaaacacttagcaaggtcaaaagatgttaacacaacagcgctgtccagatttggacagattcagacttatgactttaaaaattcataactgaagattcaggcatccaaacaaggtgatcctagactttctggaaaggtaataaaattgtctacatatcacttataaacatcttaaggtgaCTCAAtagttaactaaggataaaatacactagaaggctttgctgtccagaattggacagattcagtcttcagacttcaaacatccataacttaatcttcagaccactaaaaatagtgatccaagactttttggaaagcttggcaattgcactacataacttttataatcaccaagaagtgattctgtgcttaactgaatcaaacaacgcagttttcaaaatctgttctgacggaggacagaacacagcaatcagtttgtaaatttcataactcttaaaccgtcaggcctttagttatgaaattttaacacaagcaagatcagaaaagcatctacaactttcttataatgaccatgaacagattgcaacacTAAGTTGAACAAACAACACAGTTTCTGaattctgtacagaatttggacagattcagttactgaatttgtaaaaagcataactcctaaactgtcagacctatgactgtcaaattttaacacaagtaagatattaaagttatctacaactttcttgtgaccaccaataacttatttcaacattaacttaagcaaccattgcaatttctgaaatctgttcagaaattcgacagattcaggtgctgagcttgtgaaaagcacaactcctaaacgatcaggtttatggctgtcaaatttttgtacaagcaagataatcatgttatctacaacttttctatagaacatatctacagaaaacacaatttagttcaccaaacatacagcacaccgaaaacagtacgtgcagtccaaaacagcagtcaataaatttcagctcctatataattcaagaatcagtcgtgttctagagacttgaattattctaacacttcacCGTTGATTAGAGTTAAATTAGTCAAATTAGGACCATCAAGTTGACTCATAAATTTTATCCAAGTCATTTTGTGCGCTAGATTTACCATACTCAATTAACCACGCGTTCTCCACGATAATCAacatcgaagcgcttttcacccaataatttgcattttaGCTTAGACCTCCCATGAGCACTACTAATCTTCATCCACGACCATAATCATACGTATTTAGACTTCAAAAGCAAATCACCGTGACTACGAGCTTACCTAAACCCATCTATTAATTCGGCTAACTAGCGCAACAACATAGGCCACTATACATCCgacacgtcggcttgcctcttATTATCGCCATTCGAGATGACCCATATATAACAATCATTTAACGAATTTGACTCCTACTCAACATTAGTTGGCGAATCTCAGCATAAGACTTAGCAACCCATTTAGACATTGCAACTCAAAACATGGGTGGGAGTAGGTTAATTAACGTTTCTTAACCTTTTCTCAACTTAAACAAGACAACACACAAGTCACTTAGAACACCATATTTTAGGGGGTCTAACATAGAGGCATTAACGTCTggcataaaactccataagacttacttgctactgaaggacctaaagcacttaggtgcatatgttatcggattgttcttcaattttaaccAGGACCGACTTATGAATGCTACTTGCTTCCCATAATTCTTGGGCTGCGATAACACTCGtataagacctctaatcgatcaacaagacatttatttatccaaagggGCATGGAATGTGATGATTGGCAAAGCGAAGCATCACATTGCCATACCACAAAAATCATGACAACACCGAGATACTACCCACGAATCGTTTGAaaattaaacttacttctcgccTGCCACTACATCACCCTTAATCACACAACCATCAtgagcatccttcacacgatcATATAATAGTGATCGAAGCGTCGTGtcacaatacatacatctttcctcgttgcgagtataaccacatcgcggcatatacccgcacacctcaaacaAACATCTCACGCCACCACTACTATATCACACCACGGCACTCACACACCTACGTGCACTAATTAAATCCTCGCATCCCATGTATTTCCAACTTACTCACCACGTTAGACAACACAACATGTTTTCTTACCTAACCGTGAAGGCAACCTTGCTACGgcatataaccaaaacatttttatacccacacacattccaacaccaatgtacaccacatcgaccaaaatatACTTATACAAACTACAAATTGCAcacatcaaacaacacatcgcataaattcctatcgaaatataaaaacatccgagttcttttctacttctttttctttcgccacgaacttcaatccataccaatacaTTTTCTTACACATATACACACATGCACAACATCGACCAAGCTTAAACAGATTAATCCACAAAATACCAAGTGAACAACCTGGACGAATCGAGGCTAGTCACATGGGCTGTCCACAAGGCTTGGCGTTTCGTCGAACGAGCCAAGCGCGAAGCACggcgtcgaccactagctgcgatAACACAAAACATTGTTGACGACAGTTCCTTGAACATCATAAACGCCGGAAAAACAGCGAGGACAACGGGGTTCTCACCGAGGGTCGACGGCGTCGTGGACGGAGCTGTCTACAACACCAAGCCTTTCATAGGCATTTTGTCGAGCACTCGCAAGGCATGCGCAGCGCGGGGCTGCAGGGGGTGGCGCCATGGGGAGGGAATAGTAGGGCTGCTGCTGGGGAATGCCCATGGGAGGAGGGGCTGGAACTTGGGCGCCGGCCATGGAAGTCGCAGGTGGCGCCATGGGAGGCTGGGGACGCTGCTGCTCGATTGCAGGGAGCAAGCGAAGGCGGAGTCTTGGTCAGCATCCATTGAAGGGGGAGTGGAGACTCACGCCCGTGGAGCAGGGAAGTGAAGAACGCCATGGCTGGGGCGTGTGGAGCAGGGAGGCGAGGATCTGGGCGTTCCCTGGCCGGGCAGGGAAGAGCAGGGGAGGCAGACGCCATGGAAGGGGGCGAGCAGAGCTGCTGGCTGCTGATGGCCGGAGAGCAAGAGGACGACGGTTGGGGAAAATGGCAGCCAGGGGGAGCTCACAGCCGTGGAAAAATCATAGGGCAGAGAGGAGCTCGCCCATGCCCGAGGACAGGCGCCATGGGGAAACTCGAGCTTGCAGGGAGGGGCACCACGATCTGCTGCCGTGTGCGCGCTGGAGCTTGGGGAAGGGAGATGCCATGGCGGCAACAGAGGGCATCGGCCAAGCCTTGCCGCACTCCTGCGCGCAGCTGGTTTCCATGCGAGGACGAGCGCTAGTGAAGACAGcaaggggaggaagaagacagCGTGGGGAGGAGGAAGAGAGTGGCGGCTGAAATTTttttgaggggtgggagtgcaaaattgccaagtgcaaggggagagggaacctatttatagacatgggctagggttagggtttcttaatGGGCCTAATGGGCTAGAATGGGCCTGGCCCAAAACGCTAAATCGTGtcgcgctaatttattttccggaataaaaatgctctcgCGGAATTCGTCGCTACAGAGAAACAGAGTGaaaagagttcggacgaacggaaggttgagcgattaattcgaccgAGAGTTAGATTTGAATTTGCTCGAAAATAACTCCCTACATGTGATTTGAAAATAAATCGTCTTGAGATACGGCCGGCTTTCGGATTTTTGATTGAAGGAGACAAACCGCGATATTTAAAAATCGTCGCCGATGTTGATTTTTTTAAATCGGATTGGATACCGAGATATTAAGACGAATCGGATAAGAAATTATTTGAGGACAACCCATTGGAGATTCCGCTTTTGAAATTTTctcgcgcactattttagaaataaatgtttctctcaaatttt contains these protein-coding regions:
- the LOC103633531 gene encoding uncharacterized protein, with amino-acid sequence MPMGGGAGTWAPAMEVAGGAMGGWGRCCSIAGSKRRRSLGQHPLKGEWRLTPVEQGSEERHGWGVWSREARIWAFPGRAGKSRGGRRHGRGRAELLAADGRRARGRRLGKMAARGSSQPWKNHRAERSSPMPEDRRHGETRACREGHHDLLPCARWSLGKGDAMAATEGIGQALPHSCAQLVSMRGRALVKTARGGRRQRGEEEESGG